One Trichomycterus rosablanca isolate fTriRos1 chromosome 23, fTriRos1.hap1, whole genome shotgun sequence genomic window carries:
- the pabpn1 gene encoding polyadenylate-binding protein 2 isoform X1 has protein sequence MAEFGNGLAEESLLDSDPGHPELEDPGVGDEEPGLDEGEAAIEDPELEAIKARVREMEEEAEKLKELQNEVEKQMNLSPPPAGPVIMSIEEKIEADGRSIYVGNVDYGATAEELEAHFHGCGSVNRVTILCDKFTGHPKGFAYIEFADKESVRTAMALDESLFRGRQIKVGAKRTNRPGISTTDRGFPRARFRSRGGSFSSRARYYSGYTPPRGRGRAFRFQDQWRLSTPPPPVAAAPPTVSPSSLSLSTPSIPLSTLMWGGGGGAQGDPRPIYYNNKR, from the exons ATGGCGGAGTTCGGTAATGGACTGGCGGAGGAATCTCTGCTCGATTCAGACCCCGGTCATCCGGAGCTTGAAGACCCGGGAGTCGGTGACGAGGAGCCGGGTTTAGATGAAGGAGAGGCCGCTATTGAGGATCCG GAGCTGGAGGCCATCAAAGCCCGGGTgagagagatggaggaggaagccGAGAAACTGAAGGAGCTCCAGAATGAggtggagaaacagatgaaccTCAGTCCTCCaccgg CCGGTCCTGTCATCATGTCGATTGAAGAGAAGATCGAAGCAGATGGAAGATCCATTTATGTCGGAAAT GTGGATTATGGAGCGACAGCAGAGGAACTTGAAGCTCATTTTCATGGATGTGGCTCTGTTAATAGAGTCACTATCTTATGTGACAAATTCACAGGACACCCCAAAGG ATTTGCGTATATCGAGTTTGCAGATAAGGAGTCTGTTAGAACAGCCATGGCGCTGGACGAGTCCTTGTTCCGAGGAAGGCAGATCAAG GTCGGCGCGAAGAGAACGAATCGGCCGGGCATCAGCACCACGGACCGCGGCTTCCCCCGGGCCCGGTTCCGCTCACGTGGAGGGAGCTTCTCGTCTCGGGCTCGGTACTACAGCGGATACACGCCTCCCAGAGGGAGAGGACGGGCCTTCAG GTTTCAGGACCAGTGGAGGCTGAGCACTCCTCCTCCCCCCGTGGCTGCAGCGCCCCCTACGGTCTCGCCGTCCTCGCTCTCTCTGTCCACTCCCTCTATTCCCCTGTCCACGCTCATGTGGGGTGGCGGGGGAGGGGCGCAGGGTGACCCCCGGCCCATTTACTACAACAATAAACGCTGA
- the ngdn gene encoding neuroguidin isoform X2 yields MAAPHVHSDVMENDLPQTVRLLSSLTEQVVSVTGHIRDLMKKVEQKTFLTSKGLSLLDLRYHLLLFYLQDLTHVISLKAEGQSLQDHGAIHRLVTVRTVLEKMRPLDQKLKYQIDKLVKTAVTGNLAENDPLHLRPNPENLVSKLDQEWDEDEGGAGKEDFERKWPPTARKYIPPKIAPMHYDGDLTESDRQKELQDKQRKAALRSSVIQELRQQYSDAPEEIRDRQDFQTDRDIREEQHRRNYEESMMVRLSTSRDQRAKKRRMMGISQLNSITHFSDITALTGGEAADTESSRPKKKKKMLKKKNKKKMFKKRK; encoded by the exons ATGGCGGCGCCCCATGTACACAGT GACGTGATGGAGAATGATCTGCCTCAAACTGTCCGACTCCTCAGTTCTCTAACTGAACAG GTTGTATCAGTAACCGGCCACATTAGAGACCTGATGAAGAAAGTGGAGCAGAAAACGTTTCTCACTTCAAAG GGTTTGTCGTTGCTGGACCTGCGGTATCACCTGCTCCTGTTTTACCTGCAGGACCTCACACACGTGATCAGCCTCAAAGCAGAAGGACAGAGTCTGCAGGACCACGGCGCCATCCACAGGCTGGTTACTGTCAGGACC GTGCTGGAGAAGATGCGTCCTCTCGATCAGAAGCTGAAATATCAGATCGATAAACTGGTGAAAACTGCAGTAACTGGCAACCTGG CTGAGAACGATCCGTTACACCTCCGTCCAAATCCTGAGAACCTCGTCAGCAAG CTCGATCAGGAATGGGACGAGGACGAGGGTGGGGCTGGAAAAGAGGATTTCGAGAGGAAGTGGCCTCCCACAGCCAGGAAATACATCCCACCCAAAATTGCCCCAATGCATTATG ACGGAGATCTGACTGAGTCGGACAGGCAGAAGGAGCTGCAGGATAAACAGAGGAAAGCGGCGTTACGCAGTTCAGTCATTCAGGAGCTCCGGCAGCAGTACAGCGACGCGCCGGAGGAGATCAGAGATCGGCAGGATTTCCAGACTGACCGAGATATCAGAGAGGAGCAGCACAG GAGAAACTACGAGGAGTCCATGATGGTGCGTCTGAGCACGAGTCGAGACCAGAGAGCCAAGAAGAGACGCATGATGGGAATATCACAGCTGAACAGCATCACGCACTTCAGTGACATCACAGCGCTGACCGGAGGAGAAGCGGCG GATACGGAAAGTTCCAGAcccaagaagaaaaagaaaatgctgaagaagaaaaacaagaagaaaA tgTTCAAGAAGCGCAAGTAG
- the pabpn1 gene encoding polyadenylate-binding protein 2 isoform X2: MAEFGNGLAEESLLDSDPGHPELEDPGVGDEEPGLDEGEAAIEDPELEAIKARVREMEEEAEKLKELQNEVEKQMNLSPPPAGPVIMSIEEKIEADGRSIYVGNVDYGATAEELEAHFHGCGSVNRVTILCDKFTGHPKGFAYIEFADKESVRTAMALDESLFRGRQIKVGAKRTNRPGISTTDRGFPRARFRSRGGSFSSRARYYSGYTPPRGRGRAFRGRGRTTSWYSPY, encoded by the exons ATGGCGGAGTTCGGTAATGGACTGGCGGAGGAATCTCTGCTCGATTCAGACCCCGGTCATCCGGAGCTTGAAGACCCGGGAGTCGGTGACGAGGAGCCGGGTTTAGATGAAGGAGAGGCCGCTATTGAGGATCCG GAGCTGGAGGCCATCAAAGCCCGGGTgagagagatggaggaggaagccGAGAAACTGAAGGAGCTCCAGAATGAggtggagaaacagatgaaccTCAGTCCTCCaccgg CCGGTCCTGTCATCATGTCGATTGAAGAGAAGATCGAAGCAGATGGAAGATCCATTTATGTCGGAAAT GTGGATTATGGAGCGACAGCAGAGGAACTTGAAGCTCATTTTCATGGATGTGGCTCTGTTAATAGAGTCACTATCTTATGTGACAAATTCACAGGACACCCCAAAGG ATTTGCGTATATCGAGTTTGCAGATAAGGAGTCTGTTAGAACAGCCATGGCGCTGGACGAGTCCTTGTTCCGAGGAAGGCAGATCAAG GTCGGCGCGAAGAGAACGAATCGGCCGGGCATCAGCACCACGGACCGCGGCTTCCCCCGGGCCCGGTTCCGCTCACGTGGAGGGAGCTTCTCGTCTCGGGCTCGGTACTACAGCGGATACACGCCTCCCAGAGGGAGAGGACGGGCCTTCAG GGGCAGAGGGCGAACAACATCGTGGTATTCCCCTTACTAA
- the ngdn gene encoding neuroguidin isoform X1, with protein sequence MQGKKLPGSTPRRGGPGPFAVKFACSPDVAVGFPTVQKNSSQDVMENDLPQTVRLLSSLTEQVVSVTGHIRDLMKKVEQKTFLTSKGLSLLDLRYHLLLFYLQDLTHVISLKAEGQSLQDHGAIHRLVTVRTVLEKMRPLDQKLKYQIDKLVKTAVTGNLAENDPLHLRPNPENLVSKLDQEWDEDEGGAGKEDFERKWPPTARKYIPPKIAPMHYDGDLTESDRQKELQDKQRKAALRSSVIQELRQQYSDAPEEIRDRQDFQTDRDIREEQHRRNYEESMMVRLSTSRDQRAKKRRMMGISQLNSITHFSDITALTGGEAADTESSRPKKKKKMLKKKNKKKMFKKRK encoded by the exons ATGCAAGGCAAGAAGCTCCCGGGTTCAACCCCCAGGcgaggcggtccaggtcctttcgctgtgaagtttgcatgttctcccgatGTAGCTGTAGGTTTCCCGACAGTTCAAAAAAATTCAAGTCAG GACGTGATGGAGAATGATCTGCCTCAAACTGTCCGACTCCTCAGTTCTCTAACTGAACAG GTTGTATCAGTAACCGGCCACATTAGAGACCTGATGAAGAAAGTGGAGCAGAAAACGTTTCTCACTTCAAAG GGTTTGTCGTTGCTGGACCTGCGGTATCACCTGCTCCTGTTTTACCTGCAGGACCTCACACACGTGATCAGCCTCAAAGCAGAAGGACAGAGTCTGCAGGACCACGGCGCCATCCACAGGCTGGTTACTGTCAGGACC GTGCTGGAGAAGATGCGTCCTCTCGATCAGAAGCTGAAATATCAGATCGATAAACTGGTGAAAACTGCAGTAACTGGCAACCTGG CTGAGAACGATCCGTTACACCTCCGTCCAAATCCTGAGAACCTCGTCAGCAAG CTCGATCAGGAATGGGACGAGGACGAGGGTGGGGCTGGAAAAGAGGATTTCGAGAGGAAGTGGCCTCCCACAGCCAGGAAATACATCCCACCCAAAATTGCCCCAATGCATTATG ACGGAGATCTGACTGAGTCGGACAGGCAGAAGGAGCTGCAGGATAAACAGAGGAAAGCGGCGTTACGCAGTTCAGTCATTCAGGAGCTCCGGCAGCAGTACAGCGACGCGCCGGAGGAGATCAGAGATCGGCAGGATTTCCAGACTGACCGAGATATCAGAGAGGAGCAGCACAG GAGAAACTACGAGGAGTCCATGATGGTGCGTCTGAGCACGAGTCGAGACCAGAGAGCCAAGAAGAGACGCATGATGGGAATATCACAGCTGAACAGCATCACGCACTTCAGTGACATCACAGCGCTGACCGGAGGAGAAGCGGCG GATACGGAAAGTTCCAGAcccaagaagaaaaagaaaatgctgaagaagaaaaacaagaagaaaA tgTTCAAGAAGCGCAAGTAG